A window of the Trichoderma asperellum chromosome 6, complete sequence genome harbors these coding sequences:
- a CDS encoding uncharacterized protein (BUSCO:EOG092D2XOE): MESEDQVMGDSDVANTNGHGGGMRGDNDDTASESAYHEESEPSVIEDTIAQLRVRRGLLPTGCCYDDRMKLHMNADFSPNTHHPEDPRRIHEIFKAFKKMGLVYTGPESELPRIMKDCPTKYMWRIPARPATREEICLAHSPEHLAWVESLDTISTAELRELTRRFDQGRESLYVGSMSYPAALLSVGGAIDTCKSVVTEQVKNAFAVIRPPGHHAEFDQPMGFCFFNNVPVAIRVCQQDYPDQCRKVLILDWDVHHGNGTQNIFYQDPNVLYISIHVYQNGMFYPGKPPNPMTPDGGIEHCGTGPGLGKNINIGWHDQGMGDGEYMAAFQKIVMPIAKEFNPDLVVISAGFDAADGDELGGCFVTPACYAHMTHMLMSLADGKVAVCLEGGYNLQAISSSAVAVARTLMGEPPPKLALPKINKEAARTLAKVQAYHAPYWECMRSGIVDVPDVQSLNANRLHDVIRNAQRQVMQSKHGMIPLYIQRELISKSFENQVLVTPNLHSAQKIIVIIHDPPQLLAQLDVVDTTVDAHNSWVVDGVMEYIDWAVAQNFGVMDINVPAYVTHEEDIDSYIPEFNEKEIQEQILSLVCYLWDNFLQLYETDEIILLGVGNAYLGVKVLLINRDCKNKIAGIVNFVTGNLRPVKSDTDNELSSWYKENSRVYVAGDHACWSDPDLTRKVNKRRFGTVVRSKMFGLNHMMREHAEEAHEWIMKRVTSRPEGDTTEEEKS; encoded by the exons ATGGAATCTGAGGACCAGGTCATGGGAGATAGTGATGTGGCCAATACCAACGGCCATGGCGGAGGAATGCGAGGGGACAACGATGACACAGCGTCGGAGAGCGCATATCATGAAGAGAGTGAGCCGAGTGTCATAGAGGACACTATTGCGCAGTTGCGTGTGCGGCGTGGACTGCTCCCCACTGGCTGCTGTTACGATGATCGAATGAAGCTTCATATGAATGCAGACTTTAGTCCGAATACGCATCATCCGGAGGACCCGCGCCGTATCCATGAAATATTCAAGGCTTTCAAGAAAATGGGACTTGTTTACACGGGACCAGAGTCAGAGCTGCCCAGAATCATGAAAGATTGTCCGACAAAATACATGTGGCGGATCCCCGCTCGACCAGCTACACGAGAAGAGATCTGCCTCGCGCATTCTCCAGAGCACTTGGCTTGGGTGGAGAGCCTCGACACGATCAGTACGGCTGAGCTTCGTGAATTGACCAGGCGATTCGACCAAGGCCGCGAGTCTCTATACGTAGGCAGTATGTCCTATCCTGCTGCCCTGCTATCCGTGGGTGGTGCTATCGACACCTGTAAAAGTGTCGTTACAGAACAAGTCAAAAATGCTTTTGCCGTTATCCGGCCCCCCGGGCACCATGCTGAGTTTGACCAGCCCATgggtttctgtttctttaatAACGTTCCCGTGGCTATCAGAGTGTGTCAGCAGGATTATCCCGACCAATGTCGCAAAGTCCTTATCCTGGATTGGGATGTCCATCACGGGAATGGCACCCAAAACATCTTCTACCAAGATCCCAATGTTCTCTACATATCAATCCATGTCTACCAGAATGGCATGTTTTACCCTGGCAAACCACCAAATCCCATGACGCCTGACGGCGGTATAGAGCACTGCGGCACAGGCCCAGGATTGGGCAAGAACATTAACATCGGCTGGCATGACCAGGGCATGGGAGATGGCGAATACATGGCGGCGTTCCAAAAAATCGTGATGCCCATTGCAAAGGAATTCAACCCAGACCTGGTAGTGATTTCAGCTGgatttgatgctgctgatggagatgaaCTGGGCGGCTGCTTTGTTACACCTGCCTGCTACGCCCACATGACACATATGCTTATGTCGCTTGCAGACGGCAAGGTTGCTGTCTGTCTGGAAGGCGGTTATAACCTGCAGGCAATTTCAAGTTCTGCGGTGGCCGTTGCGAGAACTCTGATGGGAGAGCCTCCGCCAAAACTGGCCCTCCCCAAGATTAACAAGGAGGCCGCCAGGACATTGGCCAAAGTGCAAGCATACCACGCCCCTTACTGGGAATGCATGCGTTCCGGAATTGTCGATGTGCCTGACGTCCAGTCGCTTAACGCGAATAGGCTTCACGACGTCATCAGAAATGCACAGCGCCAGGTTATGCAGTCCAAGCACGGCATGATCCCACTCTATATACAACGAGAGTTGATCTCAAAGTCGTTTGAAAACCAAGTTCTGGTAACGCCAAATCTACACAGCGCTCAAAAGATCATTGTCATCATACATGATCC ACCCCAATTATTAGCGCAGCTAGATGTGGTAGACACTACGGTGGATGCTCATAACTCATGGGTG GTTGACGGTGTTATGGAATATATCGACTGGGCCGTTGCTCAAAATTTCGGGGTTATGGATATCAATGTCCCAGCATACGTTACACATGAAGAG GACATTGATTCATATATTCCCGAGTTTAACGAGAAAGAGATCCAGGAACAAATATTGTCTCTGGTTTGCTACCTGTGGGATAACTTTCTCCAACTCTATGAAACTGACGAAATCATCCTACTTGGCGTCGGCAATGCCTATCTTGGAGTTAAGGTTCTTTTGATAAACAGAG ACTGCAAAAACAAGATTGCGGGCATTGTCAACTTTGTGACTGGAAATCTACGGCCCGTTAAATCCGACACAGACAACGAACTCTCGTCTTGGTACAAGGAGAACTCACGGGTCTACGTGGCGGGAGACCACGCCTGCTGGTCCGACCCGGATTTGACCAGAAAGGTCAACAAGAGGCGATTCGGAACCGTGGTGCGCAGCAAGATGTTTGGGCTAAACCACATGATGAGAGAGCACGCTGAAGAGGCTCATGAGTGGATCATGAAAAGAGTTACGAGTCGTCCTGAAGGAGACACTacggaagaggaaaaatctTGA